A region of Anopheles merus strain MAF chromosome 2R, AmerM5.1, whole genome shotgun sequence DNA encodes the following proteins:
- the LOC121590521 gene encoding trypsin-1: MLPLGVRNRWWWRVVASVVLTLSQLTTIEGQISLSSVPCGRQQQRIVGGVNSNRGQITYIASLTKRGGHFCGASIVNDRWLLTAGHCVCSGVNKILRANQIQAVLGLYRRSEFGGNQIDSDPFSDRAYEVGIRTIVPHPGYVCNKPSNDIALLELARRIDFSASVRPICLSSGADGSARVEGQTAVVAGWGWQQENRNLGDKADTLQRAVVDVFRNEECETMYRRGNRSRTIARTQLCAGKGAGGVDACWADSGGPLVTSDNVLIGIVSTGIGCARPGFPGIYTRVSEYASWIVTVIDRLSR, translated from the exons ATGCTGCCGCTAGGAGTACGCAATCGCTGGTGGTGGCGGGTGGTGGCGTCGGTTGTGTTGACCCTCAGCCAGCTGACGACCATCGAAGGGCAGATAAGTC TATCATCCGTGCCGTGCGGtagacagcagcagcggatCGTTGGCGGAGTGAACTCGAACCGTGGTCAAATCACGTACATCGCCAGCCTTACCAAGCGCGGTGGACACTTTTGTGGGGCTTCGATCGTCAACGATCGGTGGCTTCTAACTGCCGGACACTGTGTGTGCAG TGGCGTGAATAAGATACTACGCGCGAACCAAATCCAGGCCGTGCTCGGACTCTACCGCCGGTCCGAATTCGGTGGCAATCAAATCGACAGCGACCCATTCTCCGACCGTGCGTACGAGGTCGGCATCCGGACCATCGTGCCCCATCCCGGGTACGTCTGCAACAAACCGTCGAACGATATCGCTCTGCTGGAGCTGGCCCGGCGCATCGACTTTAGCGCATCCGTGCGGCCAATCTGTCTGTCGAGCGGTGCGGATGGGTCGGCCCGCGTCGAGGGCCAGACGGCGGTTGTGGCCGGATGGGGCTGGCAGCAGGAAAACCGCAACCTTGGCGACAAGGCGGACACGCTGCAGCGGGCGGTGGTGGATGTGTTTCGGAACGAGGAGTGCGAAACCATGTACCGGCGGGGCAATCGGTCGCGAACGATTGCCCGGACGCAGCTGTGCGCGGGCAAGGGAGCGGGCGGTGTCGATGCGTGCTGGGCCGATTCCGGCGGTCCGCTGGTGACGAGCGACAACGTGCTGATTGGCATCGTTTCGACGGGGATCGGTTGTGCGCGGCCTGGCTTTCCCGGAATTTATACGCGCGTTAGCGAGTACGCCAGCTGGATCGTGACGGTGATCGATCGGTTGTCGCGTTGA
- the LOC121590519 gene encoding putative inositol monophosphatase 3: MNLGRSIRINKCGVVILGLLFMCILYYLWSSNSANAASYAFSKNPNEINLRKLLIGSIQAAQHGGFEVVAVSKSRDLHEQSKGKTKEGANNPVTDADYRSNCVMKNGLLRIFPKLKVISEEDDRQEQCADVQLFDLDPTVLPESVTVPDERVSIDEVDVWIDPLDATQEYTERLHEYVTTMVCVAVKGVPTIGIIHNPFTMKTTWAWRGKALSESLVNLKHDADAKHPTIIVSRSHAGAVKEQSKQIFGENAQVITAGGAGFKVLQVIQNNATAYLHTTHIKKWDICAGDAILGAIGGRMSDLHNENIVYHRDTPALNPNGLLAAALSSTHEAYIKRIVESKRFVR; this comes from the exons ATGAACTTGGGCAGATCGATACGCATCAATAAGTGTGGCGTGGTGATACTGGGCCTGCTGTTTATGTGCATTCTGTACTATCTCtggagcagcaacagcgcGAATGCGGCCAGCTATGCGTTCAGCAAGAATCCGAACGAGATCAACCTGCGCAAGCTGCTGATCGGTTCGATACAGGCCGCCCAGCACGGTGGCTTCGAGGTGGTGGCCGTGTCCAAGTCGCGCGATCTGCACGAGCAAAGCAAGGGCAAGACGAAGGAGGGCGCCAACAATCCGGTGACCGATGCGGACTACCGGTCCAACTGTGTGATGAAGAATGGGCTGCTGCGAATCTTCCCCAAGCTGAAGGTGATCTCCGAGGAGGACGACCGGCAGGAGCAGTGCGCGGATGTGCAGCTGTTCGATCTCGACCCCACGGTGCTGCCGGAGAGTGTGACCGTGCCGGACGAACGTGTCTCCATCGACGAGGTGGATGTGTGGATAGACCCGCTGGACGCGACGCAGGAATACACCG AGCGACTCCACGAATACGTCACCACGATGGTGTGCGTGGCGGTGAAGGGCGTTCCAACGATCGGCATCATACACAATCCCTTCACGATGAAGACGACCTGGGCGTGGCGCGGCAAGGCATTGTCCGAGTCGCTCGTCAACCTGAAGCACGATGCGGACGCGAAGCATCCAACCATCATCGTGTCGCGGTCGCATGCGGGCGCTGTGAAGGAACAGTCGAAGCAAATATTCGGCGAAAACGCACAAGTCATAACGGCCGGCGGTGCTG GCTTCAAGGTGCTGCAGGTGATACAGAACAACGCGACGGCGTATCTGCACACGACGCATATAAAAAAGTGGGACATTTGTGCCGGCGACGCAATACTCGGCGCCATCGGTGGCAGAATGAGCGATttgcacaatgaaaacatCGTGTACCATCGGGATACGCCGGCGCTCAACCCGAACGGGCTGCTGGCAGCGGCCCTTTCCTCGACGCACGAAGCGTACATTAAGAGGATAGTGGAGAGCAAGCGTTTCGTGCGGTAG
- the LOC121590514 gene encoding putative zinc metalloproteinase YIL108W — MCDLEHNVQLKNVQQGEVFNYCTILLKGDLAYPCFGGKFRILAGNCESVPFSVAIEKAVGSEGENKQVIRKFRILLRLSPGEHQYAVQYCSTQTCVRLVYTAPERRFTVAPVYIICQGHSGRYQSGENDAHNDSEQACRKITLAIELLQCLYAEKLQEHGFGRKTFALEAPCRPFYSELQWAQSTTMTEDALWHRFAAELVHRKHYDMERVKVVGFLSSTHFEGISDGDYSYENIRKRTTGHAALGGGGLALFGTGCLYTWPSTLETVCDALLSEQPIDCAKLLDDSNYRRTYGGCFATTLGSVCHEMGHTFDLGHTPDGSIMGDGFDAIDNVFVGGAGGRGQGANGPKRLIATKPGGLAGRLTQLKRPGEVLRQRLEAKQNDGVFFAPTSALTLSYHRWFNDVRKGCGGGSMNFDNTTRTVSCNGSSIVLVELRSTDSGMMQKCWTFQEGQQPRPISFTLPRLANLPELTLFVVDTAGSILKIDLNSINQA; from the exons ATGTGTGATTTGGAGCATaatgttcaattaaaaaacgtACAGCAAGGTGAAGTGTTTAATTATTGTACCATCTTACTGAAGGGCGATCTAGCGTACCCATGTTTCGGTGGGAAATTTCGCATCCTAGCCGGCAATTGCGAATCCGTCCCGTTTTCCGTCGCGATAGAGAAAGCTGTCGGTAGTGAAGGTGAGAACAAGCAAGTCATTCGAAAGTTTCGCATTCTGTTAAGACTCTCTCCCGGTGAACATCAGTACGCCGTGCAGTACTGCAGCACGCAAACATGTGTCCGCTTAGTGTACACAGCTCCGGAGAGACGGTTTACTGTGGCCCCCGTTTACATCATCTGCCAAGGACACAGCGGTCGCTATCAGTCCGGTGAAAACGATGCGCACAACGATAGCGAGCAAGCGTGTCGCAAAATAACGCTTGCCATCGAGCTGCTCCAGTGTTTGTACGCGGAAAAGCTGCAGGAGCATggtttcggtcgcaaaacgTTCGCGCTCGAGGCACCGTGCCGTCCGTTCTACAGCGAGCTGCAGTGGGCCCAATCCACCACCATGACGGAAGATGCCCTTTGGCACCGGTTCGCTGCCGAGCTGGTGCACCGCAAACACTACGACATGGAGCGGGTGAAGGTGGTCGGCTTTCTGAGCAGTACGCACTTTGAAGGCATCAGCGATGGTGACTATTCGTACGAGAACATCCGGAAGCGCACGACCGGCCATGCGGCACTGGGTGGCGGCGGGTTGGCCCTGTTCGGTACCGGGTGTCTCTACACGTGGCCCTCGACGCTGGAGACGGTTTGCGATGCACTGCTAAGCGAGCAGCCGATCGATTGCGCCAAACTGTTGGACGATAGCAACTACAGACGCAC GTATGGCGGATGCTTTGCCACCACCCTCGGCTCGGTTTGCCACGAGATGGGCCATACGTTCGATCTCGGTCACACCCCGGACGGTTCCATCATGGGCGATGGGTTCGATGCCATCGACAACGTGTTTGTTGGGGGAGCTGGAGGCCGCGGGCAGGGTGCGAACGGACCGAAACGCCTCATCGCTACCAAACCGGGCGGTCTGGCCGGTAGACTGACGCAGCTGAAACGCCCAGGCGAGGTGCTACGGCAGCGACTGGAAGCGAAGCAAAACGATGGTGTCTTTTTTGCGCCCACAAGTGCACTGACGCTCAGCTATCATCGGTGGTTCAACGACGTACGGAAGGGTTGCGGTGGTGGGTCAATGAATTTTGATAACACCACCAGAACGGTGTCGTGCAACGGGTCGAGCATCGTTTTGGTGGAATTACGCTCCACCGACAGTGGCATGATGCAAAAATGTTGGACGTTCCAGGAGGGGCAGCAGCCTCGACCCATCTCATTTACGCTTCCCAGGCTAGCAAACTTGCCAGAGCTGACGTTGTTTGTCGTGGACACTGCAGGAAGCATTCTAAAGATAGATCTCAACAGTATTAACCAAGCATAA